A stretch of DNA from Myxococcota bacterium:
TGCAATCAGTGGCAAACAATTTGCAGCGCCACGAAATTAAAAATGCGCTAACAGGTCCCATTGCCAGGGGCGACACCAAAGTGATCCAAAGCCACCTGGAAGTTTTGGAGCCCGAGCTCAAGCAGGTGTATAAAACCCTCTCGCATTGGCTGGGATTTCCAGAATCCCCTGACGTCTAAGCAATATCACCAAGGCGCCTCGAGTTGGTATGCCTTCTTCATCAAACCAAGACTCGTCGGCGCCCATTTCGCCCAATGCAGCGCTTACCAACGTCAAAGAAATTTTCCGCCTAAGTATCTGAGCGATGACTTCATCAATAATTTTTTCAGCGGTGTAGATCCTAAAAAACCGCTCAATATTGTAATTTTTTTCTTCGCTACCCATGGGCTTTGCCAATGGATCGAAAAAGCTCGCGCTGGATACGCCCAAGACACCGCCCAATTCGCGTTTAAATTGATTGTGCCAATGCGGATCATTTTTGGGCACCAAGCCGGTTAAGATATTAAACCTAAGTTGATGCAGCACGGACTTGATTTGTTCACCGAGGGCCGCCTCTTCTCCTACACCGCCTAAAATTAAGTCAGGCTTTAACATAGATACGAAGTTTCTGAGTTCTTCAAAATGTCTGCTACCGCACCAAATCCCTGCCTCCGACAGCGCCTGCAGCGTGGCTTCTCTCTCAGGCACCGGTTTTTGCCGAAGCGCTGAGTAAATATGCTTGAGCGCGTGGTTCATATTATCAAAGAACTGCCTAAACTCTTTTGCCGTTTGTGCTGGATTAGGTGTTCCTATGTAGGGCTGACGCGCGGTCACTCGCTGGTGCAACAGGCTCAAGCCGTCAGCCGTTTTCCGAGACATTCCAGATTGGGCAACAAACTCCTTCCACGTCAGAGCAGGCATATCACCCTTGGGCCCGATGTCGGGAATTGCAGTGGGAGCTGCCACATATAAATACCGATGATATTCTGAGGGAGCACTGAAGGCTTCATCAACCCAGGCCTGAAGTTTTTGGGCCAAAGCTGGCTTATAGGCCTTAAAACCCACGTACCAATCTTTGAGGGCTAAAGCCCCCGCTTCATCCAAATAAACATTGATCCAGTGGCTAAATAAACTTTGCTGAGAATTCGAAGCGGCGAACTCCAATTGCGCAAATCGATTGGGGACATACGGCGTAGGAACTAACCGGCGGCTGGAGGCTGATCCCGCTGGCTCGAAGCGATGCTGCTCGTCTCTCACCGGCAGGAAAGAAGTCTGCACCGAAGTAAAGCGACGGTTTTCACACGGAACAGGGTGCGCAAGACCCACATGAGTCACCAAGAACCCCAAATCATTTATGCCTGGCATATGAGCTTAACAACGCCAAACTGGCATTCATTTCTATAATTGAAGCATGTGGCCAATGACACTCCTCACTTTACGATATTTGATGGCCACAGACCCGAGCTTTTTGCAAAAGCCTAAAGCGCCCGAATCTAATGAGGATCGCGAAGAAGAAGACGAACCCGAACCCGAGAACGAGGACGAAATCAAGCTGTTGCCTATCCAGCTGTTAGCCGGTCTGCGTGCTTGAGTGCTCTCACCGCCTGGTGAAACAATTTTGCGCTTAAAGTTTTAGCAAAATCTTCGATCAACTGGTTTTGTGGCCCACTAAAATTTCCTTGAAGCATCAACTTGCTAAGCTCAGTCTCCGCTGCCAACAAATTTTGGCTTTGCAGCTCACTGATCACTGGTACGAGCTGTCGCTCTCTCGTTTTTAAACGATAAGACTCCAACTCCTCCGCAATAATTTGCTCAGCTTTCAAAGCTTCAGCCCTGCGTTCTTCCAGATTATTTGCAACCACCTGTGCCAAATCATCTATATTGTACAGGTAGACGTTATCCAATGCGGCTACTTTGGGGTCAATATTTCTTGGAACCGCGATATCAATGAGAAATAACGGCTTATAGCGCCTAAAGCGCATGACTGCTTTTAACTGGGCTGGGTCAATCAAATATTGCGTTGCCGATGCCGCTGCGACCACAAAATCAGGCTTGGCCAACATGATCATCAAATCACTGGAGCGAGTGGCCAACTCGATTTTGGCGCCTTTTTGACGAAAATGAGAAGCAGCCAGCGTGCCCATCTCTCCAGCACCAATCAATAAACCTTGTAGACCTTTAAGCTCGCCAAATACCTTGCCTGCCAACTGCACCGCGGCGTAAGCGACCGTCACCGCGTTTTTGCCCAAGTCTGTTTCGGTGCGCACGCGTTTAGCCGTTAAAAATGCCCTCGAAAATGCGCGGGTTAAAATAGGACCAACAGCGCCGTGTTCTCTGGCCCTCACATAGGCATCCTTCACTTGGCCTAAGATTTGTGGCTCACCGACCACCAGGGAATCGAGCGAAGAAGTCACACGCATCAACTGCCCTAAAACTTCTGGCCCTCTCAAGCTGTACAAATGGGGCGTCAGCAGCTGATTGGGAATCTGATGAA
This window harbors:
- the hemA gene encoding glutamyl-tRNA reductase, whose amino-acid sequence is MPSSDLICVGLNHAQTPIELRERVAFPGSALKDALREALLEEVIEEAAILSTCNRIEIYAQGSSEHGPMALDSFLHRFHQIPNQLLTPHLYSLRGPEVLGQLMRVTSSLDSLVVGEPQILGQVKDAYVRAREHGAVGPILTRAFSRAFLTAKRVRTETDLGKNAVTVAYAAVQLAGKVFGELKGLQGLLIGAGEMGTLAASHFRQKGAKIELATRSSDLMIMLAKPDFVVAAASATQYLIDPAQLKAVMRFRRYKPLFLIDIAVPRNIDPKVAALDNVYLYNIDDLAQVVANNLEERRAEALKAEQIIAEELESYRLKTRERQLVPVISELQSQNLLAAETELSKLMLQGNFSGPQNQLIEDFAKTLSAKLFHQAVRALKHADRLTAG